From the genome of Longispora fulva:
CGGTCGGGGGCGAGTGATGACCGAGTTTCTCGCTGTCGTGCACGAGGCCTTGGACAAGGTCGCGGGCACGCAGGCGGACAGGATCCAGCGGGCGGCGACGGCCATCGTCGACTCGCTGGCGGCAGGCGGGGTGGTGCAGACCTTCGGGGCTGGCCACTCCGAGGGCCTCGCGATGGAGATCGCGGGCCGGGCCGGTGGGCTCGTTCCCACCAACCGGATCGCGCTCCGGGACATCGTCATCTACGGGGGAGAACCCCCCGAGGTGCTGTTCGACGCCTTGCTCGAACGTCAGCCGGGGATCGCGCACCGGTTGTACGAGCTGGCGGCTCCGCGTCCCGAGGACGTGTTCGTGCTCGCCTCGCAGTCCGGCATCAACGGCAGCGTGGTCGAGTTGGCGTTACTGATCAAGGAACGCGGTCACCCGTTGATCGCGATCACGTCCGTGGAGCATTCCTCCGCCGTCCCGCCGCGTCACCCTTCGGGGCTGAAGCTGGCGGAGCTCGCGGACGTGGTGCTCGACAATGGCGCGCCGTACGGCGACGCGGTGCTGCCGCTGGAAGGCGGCGGTGCGGTCGGCGCGGTCTC
Proteins encoded in this window:
- a CDS encoding sugar isomerase domain-containing protein, whose protein sequence is MTEFLAVVHEALDKVAGTQADRIQRAATAIVDSLAAGGVVQTFGAGHSEGLAMEIAGRAGGLVPTNRIALRDIVIYGGEPPEVLFDALLERQPGIAHRLYELAAPRPEDVFVLASQSGINGSVVELALLIKERGHPLIAITSVEHSSAVPPRHPSGLKLAELADVVLDNGAPYGDAVLPLEGGGAVGAVSAITGALLAQLVTIEVVRQIQAAGNTPPVYLSANVPGGDEHNTSLESRYAGRIRRTA